A portion of the Gaiellales bacterium genome contains these proteins:
- a CDS encoding ATP-binding protein, with protein sequence MTTVEVLEGLDLFEGVERPLLEDFAGKAVPDRLTIGDELFTEGKPLERFSVVVRGRIEWSRCINGVDVILSQREGPTYAGASNVLTGDPPVASGRAVTEVDLLTWDIPTFKSFLRDAPTAMRTTVRLIAPIAQAADALVRQQEKLAALGTLSAGLAHELNNPAAAARRTASELGEALATLQDTVHHFVSSGVEREEAARLVTLQQAALTRAGEGEGDVAAADREDRLAELLDDMGQEGWRLAEPLSRACLDEDWLEQVQSAAGPATGPALEWVAASLTAHTLVGELHESTARISELVAAIKDYTHMDRAAVEDVDVHAGLDSTLTMLKYRIKHEPVKVERVYDRSLPLVTVHGSELNQVWTNLLTNALDAIEGNGKGTITITTRSVGDDVVVEIGDDGPGIPAEVQGRIFDPFFTTKQVGDGTGLGLDIARRIVIGHRGAMSVRSRPGDTVFSVSIPAAGKAA encoded by the coding sequence ATGACCACGGTGGAGGTGCTGGAGGGGCTCGACCTGTTCGAGGGCGTCGAGCGGCCGCTGCTCGAGGACTTCGCGGGCAAGGCCGTGCCCGACCGGCTCACGATCGGCGACGAGCTCTTCACCGAGGGCAAGCCGCTCGAGCGCTTCTCCGTCGTCGTCAGGGGGCGGATCGAGTGGTCGCGCTGCATCAACGGCGTCGACGTGATCCTGAGCCAGCGCGAGGGGCCGACGTACGCCGGCGCCTCGAACGTGCTCACCGGCGACCCGCCGGTCGCGAGCGGCCGCGCCGTCACCGAGGTCGACCTGCTGACCTGGGACATCCCCACCTTCAAGTCGTTCCTGCGCGACGCGCCGACCGCCATGCGGACGACGGTGCGGCTGATCGCGCCGATCGCCCAGGCCGCCGACGCGCTCGTGCGCCAGCAGGAGAAGCTGGCCGCGCTCGGCACCCTCTCCGCGGGGCTCGCCCACGAGCTGAACAACCCGGCCGCGGCCGCCCGCCGCACCGCCAGCGAGCTCGGCGAGGCGCTGGCCACGCTCCAGGACACCGTCCACCACTTCGTCTCGAGCGGGGTCGAGCGCGAGGAGGCCGCCCGCCTGGTGACGCTCCAGCAGGCGGCGCTGACGCGGGCCGGCGAAGGCGAGGGCGACGTCGCCGCGGCCGACCGCGAAGACCGCCTGGCCGAGCTCCTGGACGACATGGGCCAGGAGGGCTGGCGGCTGGCCGAGCCGCTGTCGCGGGCGTGCCTCGACGAGGACTGGCTCGAGCAGGTGCAGTCGGCGGCCGGGCCGGCCACCGGCCCGGCGCTCGAATGGGTGGCCGCGTCGCTCACCGCGCACACCCTGGTCGGCGAGCTGCACGAGTCGACCGCCCGCATCTCGGAGCTCGTGGCCGCGATCAAGGATTACACGCACATGGACCGGGCCGCCGTCGAGGACGTCGACGTCCACGCCGGGCTCGACAGCACCCTGACCATGCTGAAGTACCGCATCAAGCACGAGCCGGTGAAGGTCGAGCGCGTCTACGACCGTTCGCTTCCGCTCGTCACCGTGCACGGCTCGGAGCTGAACCAGGTGTGGACGAACCTGCTCACGAACGCGCTCGACGCGATCGAGGGCAACGGCAAGGGGACGATCACGATCACCACCCGGAGCGTCGGCGACGACGTCGTGGTCGAGATCGGCGACGACGGCCCCGGCATCCCGGCCGAGGTGCAGGGGCGCATCTTCGACCCGTTCTTCACGACGAAGCAGGTCGGCGACGGCACCGGCCTCGGCCTCGACATCGCCCGCCGGATCGTGATCGGCCACCGCGGGGCGATGTCGGTGCGGTCGCGGCCCGGGGACACCGTCTTCTCCGTGAGCATCCCCGCGGCCGGGAAGGCGGCCTAG
- a CDS encoding FAD-dependent oxidoreductase: protein MSTQEARPVLLAVDDEPSVARAVERDLRRRYGRDYRVLRAESGEDALTSVRESKLRGAKVALLLADQRMPEMSGVEFLEEAMRLAPEAKRVLLTAYADTQAAIDAINRVSLDHYLLKPWDPPDEQLYPVVDDLLDAWRADAPDDADRIQVVGHRWSRESHDARDFLARNQVPYRWLDVERDDEGRRLLAAADGEAALPLVLFPDGGVLHGPSVAELAERSGVRRRAELEFYDLVIVGGGPAGLAAAVYGASEGLRTALIEREAPGGQAGQSSRIENYLGFPVGLSGADLARRATAQAQRFGAELLTVQEVTAIDERGPARLVQMAGHDQLGAKAIIVSTGVDYRRLEAPGIDELAGRGVYYGGSRSEGVSCRDEHVVVVGGANSAGQAAIYFAGYAQRVTILYRGASLAKSMSRYLIDTIEATPNIDVRLHGEVAAAHGDASLERITVRDTQTGETDDLSLAAMFVFIGARPQTDWLPGGIARDPRGFVLAGAEVLREDVRPRWRLDRDPYLLETSMAGVFVAGDVRSESMKRVASAVGEGSMAVHFVHEYLAAAV from the coding sequence ATGAGCACCCAGGAGGCGCGGCCGGTGCTGCTGGCCGTCGACGACGAGCCCTCGGTGGCGCGGGCGGTCGAGCGCGACCTGCGCCGCCGCTATGGGCGCGACTACCGTGTCCTTCGCGCCGAGAGCGGCGAGGACGCCCTGACGTCCGTGCGCGAGTCGAAGCTGCGCGGCGCCAAGGTCGCCCTGCTGCTGGCCGACCAGCGCATGCCGGAGATGTCGGGCGTCGAGTTCCTGGAGGAGGCCATGCGGCTCGCCCCCGAGGCGAAGCGCGTGCTCCTGACCGCCTACGCCGACACCCAGGCGGCGATCGACGCGATCAACCGCGTCTCGCTCGACCACTACCTGCTGAAGCCCTGGGACCCGCCCGACGAGCAGCTCTACCCGGTCGTCGACGACCTGCTCGACGCCTGGCGGGCGGACGCGCCGGACGACGCCGACCGCATCCAGGTGGTCGGCCACCGCTGGTCGCGTGAGTCGCACGACGCCCGCGACTTCCTGGCCCGGAACCAGGTGCCGTACCGGTGGCTCGACGTCGAGCGCGACGACGAGGGCCGGCGGCTGCTCGCCGCGGCCGACGGCGAGGCCGCGCTGCCGCTCGTGCTCTTCCCCGACGGGGGCGTGCTGCACGGCCCGAGCGTGGCGGAGCTGGCGGAGCGCTCCGGCGTACGCCGACGGGCCGAGCTCGAGTTCTACGACCTCGTGATCGTCGGCGGCGGCCCGGCCGGCCTCGCCGCGGCGGTCTACGGCGCCTCCGAAGGCCTGCGCACCGCGCTGATCGAGCGCGAGGCGCCTGGCGGGCAGGCCGGCCAGAGCTCGCGGATCGAGAACTACCTCGGCTTCCCTGTCGGCCTCTCCGGGGCCGACCTGGCCCGGCGGGCGACGGCGCAGGCGCAGCGCTTCGGCGCCGAGCTCCTGACCGTCCAGGAGGTGACGGCGATCGACGAGCGCGGCCCGGCCCGGCTCGTGCAGATGGCCGGCCACGACCAGCTGGGCGCGAAGGCGATCATCGTCTCGACCGGTGTCGACTACCGCCGCCTCGAGGCGCCCGGGATCGACGAGCTGGCCGGCCGCGGCGTCTACTACGGCGGATCGCGCAGCGAGGGCGTCTCGTGCCGCGACGAGCATGTCGTCGTGGTCGGCGGCGCCAACTCGGCCGGGCAGGCCGCGATCTACTTCGCCGGCTACGCCCAGCGGGTGACGATCCTGTACCGCGGGGCCAGCCTCGCGAAGAGCATGTCGCGCTACCTGATCGACACCATCGAGGCCACCCCCAACATCGACGTCCGCCTGCACGGCGAGGTGGCCGCCGCGCACGGAGACGCCTCGCTCGAGCGGATCACCGTCCGCGACACGCAGACCGGCGAGACGGACGACCTCTCCCTGGCCGCGATGTTCGTCTTCATCGGCGCCCGGCCGCAGACCGACTGGCTGCCCGGCGGCATCGCCCGCGACCCGCGCGGATTCGTCCTGGCCGGCGCCGAGGTGCTGCGCGAGGACGTGCGCCCGCGCTGGCGGCTCGACCGCGACCCCTACCTGCTCGAGACCAGCATGGCCGGCGTCTTCGTCGCCGGCGACGTCCGCAGCGAGTCGATGAAGCGGGTCGCCTCGGCCGTCGGCGAGGGATCGATGGCCGTCCACTTCGTGCACGAGTACCTGGCAGCGGCCGTATGA
- a CDS encoding UBP-type zinc finger domain-containing protein, producing MAEACTHTDRIERTELPDEIPGCEDCLAIGGRWLHLRMCATCGHIGCCDSSPNRHATAHVHASGHPIIRSAEPGEDWFWCYEDEVAFSVSPPAAGAG from the coding sequence ATGGCCGAGGCCTGCACGCACACCGATCGGATCGAGCGCACCGAGCTCCCTGACGAGATCCCGGGATGTGAGGACTGCCTGGCCATCGGCGGCCGCTGGCTGCATCTGCGGATGTGCGCCACCTGCGGCCACATCGGCTGCTGCGACTCGTCGCCGAACCGGCACGCCACCGCCCACGTGCACGCCAGCGGCCACCCGATCATCCGCTCCGCGGAGCCGGGCGAGGACTGGTTCTGGTGCTACGAGGACGAGGTCGCGTTCAGCGTGTCACCGCCGGCCGCCGGAGCCGGATGA
- a CDS encoding methyl-accepting chemotaxis protein: MRTSLSRLTGSIGSKLGASFGLVVVLLLGLCGLASWGLSQTTSVSRQIDRSVTPRLIAVDDVRASAGDTHFSQTRAVFDGTKADVADFQRDHATFESDLKQLNALATSPSDRAAMRKIDAAVAKADAIDTRMFGLLAAGHHAQAIAVMNNEADDASDVIVETLSTYQSSLRAAERHLAVSADSTATTVRWAVILFALVEVAVATVLAVVLTRRIAGGTRRILRAAEGIAQGDLDQDVESTSRDEIGETSRAFQRMVRYLQEMADSVTRVAQGDLTVTVAPASERDVLGAAVAEMLEALRAIISQVTTAATEMSAASQELTATSSETSRAVDDITRAVQEVAAGAERQVLMVQTTRDLAAESAGAAEQASNVANEGIGAAEQATDAMGVVKQSSAEVVGAIGELATRSDRIGGIVETITAIAGQTNLLALNAAIEAARAGEQGRGFAVVAEEVRKLAEESRRAAEQIAELVGEIQVETKRTVGVVTEGATRSDEGATIVAETRVAFGQIGVAVEDMSHRIERIAHASSEVAVVAEQSSAATEQVSASAEQTNAAVQQISASSQQLAATAQSLERLVAHFRLA, translated from the coding sequence ATGCGCACCTCCCTCTCGCGACTCACCGGATCGATCGGCTCGAAGCTCGGAGCGAGCTTCGGCCTCGTCGTCGTCCTCCTGCTCGGCCTGTGCGGCCTCGCCAGCTGGGGCCTCTCGCAGACGACGTCCGTGTCGCGGCAGATCGACCGCTCGGTGACCCCGCGCCTGATCGCGGTCGACGACGTCCGCGCCAGCGCCGGCGACACGCACTTCTCCCAGACCCGCGCGGTCTTCGACGGCACCAAGGCGGACGTCGCGGACTTCCAGCGCGACCACGCCACCTTCGAGTCCGACCTGAAGCAGCTCAACGCTCTCGCCACGAGCCCCTCCGACCGTGCCGCGATGCGCAAGATCGACGCGGCCGTCGCGAAGGCCGACGCGATCGACACCAGGATGTTCGGGCTCCTCGCCGCCGGCCACCACGCCCAGGCGATCGCGGTGATGAACAACGAGGCCGACGACGCGAGCGACGTCATCGTCGAGACGCTCAGCACCTACCAGAGCTCGCTGCGGGCGGCCGAACGGCACCTCGCTGTCTCGGCCGACTCCACCGCCACGACCGTCCGCTGGGCCGTCATCCTGTTCGCGCTCGTCGAGGTTGCGGTCGCAACGGTCCTCGCCGTCGTCCTCACCCGCCGCATCGCCGGCGGCACCCGCCGGATCCTGCGCGCCGCCGAGGGCATCGCCCAGGGCGATCTCGACCAGGACGTCGAGAGCACGAGCCGCGACGAGATCGGCGAGACGTCCCGCGCGTTCCAACGCATGGTGCGCTACCTCCAGGAGATGGCCGACTCGGTCACCCGCGTCGCCCAGGGCGACCTGACGGTGACCGTCGCACCTGCGTCCGAGCGCGACGTGCTCGGCGCCGCCGTCGCCGAGATGCTCGAGGCCCTGCGCGCGATCATCTCCCAGGTCACGACCGCCGCGACCGAGATGAGCGCCGCCTCGCAGGAGCTGACCGCAACGTCGAGCGAGACCAGCCGCGCCGTCGACGACATCACCCGCGCCGTCCAGGAGGTGGCCGCGGGCGCCGAGCGCCAGGTGCTCATGGTGCAGACCACACGCGACCTCGCCGCCGAGTCCGCCGGCGCCGCCGAGCAGGCCAGCAACGTCGCCAACGAGGGCATCGGCGCCGCCGAGCAGGCCACCGACGCCATGGGCGTCGTCAAGCAGTCCTCCGCCGAGGTCGTCGGGGCCATCGGCGAGCTCGCCACCCGGTCCGACCGCATCGGCGGCATCGTCGAGACGATCACGGCCATCGCCGGCCAGACCAACCTGCTGGCGCTGAATGCGGCCATCGAGGCCGCCCGCGCCGGCGAGCAGGGCCGCGGCTTCGCCGTCGTCGCCGAGGAGGTGCGCAAGCTGGCCGAGGAGTCGCGCCGCGCGGCCGAGCAGATCGCCGAGCTCGTCGGCGAGATCCAGGTCGAGACCAAGCGCACGGTCGGCGTCGTCACCGAGGGCGCCACCCGCAGCGACGAGGGCGCCACCATCGTCGCCGAGACGCGGGTCGCGTTCGGCCAGATCGGCGTCGCCGTCGAGGACATGTCGCACCGCATCGAGCGGATCGCGCACGCGTCCTCCGAGGTCGCCGTCGTCGCCGAGCAGTCGTCCGCCGCCACCGAGCAGGTGTCCGCGTCGGCCGAGCAGACGAACGCCGCGGTGCAGCAGATCAGCGCCTCGTCGCAGCAGCTGGCCGCGACGGCCCAGAGCCTCGAGCGGCTCGTCGCGCACTTCCGCCTCGCCTGA